The Falco naumanni isolate bFalNau1 chromosome 1, bFalNau1.pat, whole genome shotgun sequence genome window below encodes:
- the ALKBH2 gene encoding DNA oxidative demethylase ALKBH2 isoform X1 — MDRYVVKRPPGEVGDGGGKRPRAERPAAGQPPWQEIRAEGLSCDYRLLFGKAEADVLFQQLEEEVEYFQGEMTKLRVFGKWHNIPRKQVTYGDPDLTYTYSGVTFSPKPWIPVLNRIRDRITSNTGHTFNFVLINRYKDGGDHIGEHRDDERELVPRSPIASVSFGACRDFVFRHCDSRGKNATRHIKPIKLQLAHGSLLMMKYPTNVYWYHSLPTRKSVLAPRINLTFRKVMTTGKK; from the exons ATGGACCGATACGTGGTCAAACGCCCCCCCGGGGAGGTGGGGGACGGTGGCGGGAAGAGGCCCCGGGCAGAGCGGCCCGCCGCGGGGCAGCCCCCCTGGCAGGAGATCCGCGCCGAGGGCCTGAGCTGTGATTACCGGCTCCTCTTCGGCAAGGCCGAGGCCGATGTGCTTTTCcaacagctggaggaggaggtggagtACTTCCAAG GTGAAATGACAAAATTGCGTGTGTTTGGTAAATGGCACAACATTCCAAGGAAGCAGGTAACCTATGGAGACCCTGACTTAACATACACTTACTCAGGCGTTACCTTCTCTCCTAAGCCATGGATCCCAGTTCTCAACCGTATCAGAGACCGCATCACTTCGAACACAGGAcatacttttaattttgttcttattaACAG ATATAAAGATGGTGGAGACCACATAGGCGAACATCGAGATGATGAGAGAGAACTGGTTCCACGCAGTCCTATTGCATCCGTGTCTTTTGGAGCTTGCAGAGACTTTGTTTTCAGGCACTGTGATTCCCGAGGGAAAAATGCAACGCGCCACATTAAGCCCATCAAACTGCAGCTGGCCCACGGTAGCCTGCTGATGATGAAGTACCCCACCAATGTGTACTGGTACCACAGCCTGCCCACCCGCAAGAGCGTGCTTGCCCCAAGAATCAACCTCACATTTCGGAAAGTGATGACTACAGGCAAGAAGTGA
- the ALKBH2 gene encoding DNA oxidative demethylase ALKBH2 isoform X4, whose amino-acid sequence MDRYVVKRPPGEVGDGGGKRPRAERPAAGQPPWQEIRAEGLSCDYRLLFGKAEADVLFQQLEEEVEYFQGEMTKLRVFAMDPSSQPYQRPHHFEHRTYF is encoded by the exons ATGGACCGATACGTGGTCAAACGCCCCCCCGGGGAGGTGGGGGACGGTGGCGGGAAGAGGCCCCGGGCAGAGCGGCCCGCCGCGGGGCAGCCCCCCTGGCAGGAGATCCGCGCCGAGGGCCTGAGCTGTGATTACCGGCTCCTCTTCGGCAAGGCCGAGGCCGATGTGCTTTTCcaacagctggaggaggaggtggagtACTTCCAAG GTGAAATGACAAAATTGCGTGTGTTTG CCATGGATCCCAGTTCTCAACCGTATCAGAGACCGCATCACTTCGAACACAGGAcatacttttaa
- the ALKBH2 gene encoding DNA oxidative demethylase ALKBH2 isoform X3: MDRYVVKRPPGEVGDGGGKRPRAERPAAGQPPWQEIRAEGLSCDYRLLFGKAEADVLFQQLEEEVEYFQDIKMVETT, from the exons ATGGACCGATACGTGGTCAAACGCCCCCCCGGGGAGGTGGGGGACGGTGGCGGGAAGAGGCCCCGGGCAGAGCGGCCCGCCGCGGGGCAGCCCCCCTGGCAGGAGATCCGCGCCGAGGGCCTGAGCTGTGATTACCGGCTCCTCTTCGGCAAGGCCGAGGCCGATGTGCTTTTCcaacagctggaggaggaggtggagtACTTCCAAG ATATAAAGATGGTGGAGACCACATAG
- the ALKBH2 gene encoding DNA oxidative demethylase ALKBH2 isoform X2 gives MDRYVVKRPPGEVGDGGGKRPRAERPAAGQPPWQEIRAEGLSCDYRLLFGKAEADVLFQQLEEEVEYFQGEMTKLRVFGKWHNIPRKQI, from the exons ATGGACCGATACGTGGTCAAACGCCCCCCCGGGGAGGTGGGGGACGGTGGCGGGAAGAGGCCCCGGGCAGAGCGGCCCGCCGCGGGGCAGCCCCCCTGGCAGGAGATCCGCGCCGAGGGCCTGAGCTGTGATTACCGGCTCCTCTTCGGCAAGGCCGAGGCCGATGTGCTTTTCcaacagctggaggaggaggtggagtACTTCCAAG GTGAAATGACAAAATTGCGTGTGTTTGGTAAATGGCACAACATTCCAAGGAAGCAG ATATAA